A single Streptomyces sannanensis DNA region contains:
- a CDS encoding APC family permease — protein sequence MSKLTDLPKRILIGRALRSDRLGETLLPKRIALPVFASDPLSSVAYAPGEVLLVLSIAGVSAYNFSPWIALAVVVLMFTVVASYRQNVHAYPSGGGDYEVANTNLGPKAGLTVASALLVDYILTVAVSISSGVENLGSAVPFVVENKVLCAIGIIVLLTLMNLRGVKESGKLFAIPTYVFVAGVFIMIGWGAFKGLVLDETMQAPTADYVIKPEQPGMGGVALVFLLLRAFSSGCAALTGVEAISNGVPAFRKPKSKNAATTLAMMGLLAVTMFCGIIALAMATGVKMAENPAENLLHNGVPLGPDYVQNPVISQVAAAVFGDGTFFFVVLAAATALVLFLAANTAYNGFPLLGSILAQDRYLPRQLHTRGDRLAFSNGIVLLAGAAALLVWIYGADSTRLIQLYIVGVFVSFTLSQVGMVRHWNRHLASERDPAKRRRMKRSRAINTFGAFLTGLVLVVVLVTKFTHGAWVALLGMVIFYATMTAIRKHYDTVAVEIAAEEERPDEYVRPSRVHSIVLVSKIHKPTLRALAYAKLMRTHQLEALTVNVDPAETKALQEEWGRRGIDVPLKVIDSPYREITRPVVEYVKGLRRDSPRDAVSVYIPEYVVGHWYEHLLHNQSALRLKGRLLFTAGVMVTSVPYQLESSEAAKLRARKRQEWNAPGSVRRGPVNERPKEPTGRS from the coding sequence GTGTCCAAACTGACCGACCTGCCCAAACGGATCCTGATCGGCCGAGCGCTGCGCAGCGACAGGCTGGGAGAGACGCTCCTGCCCAAGCGCATCGCCCTCCCGGTCTTCGCGTCCGACCCGCTGTCCTCGGTGGCGTACGCGCCGGGAGAGGTGCTGCTCGTCCTCTCGATCGCGGGCGTGTCGGCGTACAACTTCAGCCCCTGGATCGCCCTCGCGGTCGTGGTGCTGATGTTCACCGTCGTCGCCTCGTACCGCCAGAACGTCCACGCCTACCCGAGCGGCGGCGGTGACTACGAGGTCGCCAACACCAACCTGGGACCGAAGGCCGGTCTCACCGTCGCCAGCGCCCTGCTGGTCGACTACATCCTGACCGTGGCGGTGTCGATCTCCTCCGGCGTGGAGAACCTCGGTTCGGCCGTGCCCTTCGTCGTGGAGAACAAGGTCCTCTGCGCCATCGGCATCATCGTGCTGCTGACGCTGATGAACCTGCGTGGCGTGAAGGAGTCGGGCAAGCTTTTCGCGATCCCGACCTATGTCTTCGTCGCAGGCGTCTTCATCATGATCGGGTGGGGTGCCTTCAAGGGACTGGTGCTCGACGAGACCATGCAGGCCCCGACCGCCGATTACGTGATCAAGCCCGAGCAGCCCGGAATGGGCGGAGTCGCGCTGGTCTTCCTGCTGCTGCGGGCGTTCTCCTCCGGCTGTGCGGCGCTCACCGGCGTCGAGGCGATCAGCAACGGCGTACCCGCGTTCCGCAAGCCCAAGAGCAAGAACGCCGCGACCACGCTGGCCATGATGGGTCTTCTGGCCGTGACCATGTTCTGCGGCATCATCGCCCTGGCCATGGCCACCGGTGTGAAGATGGCCGAGAACCCCGCCGAGAACCTGCTCCACAACGGCGTCCCGCTGGGCCCCGACTATGTCCAGAATCCGGTGATCTCGCAGGTCGCCGCCGCTGTCTTCGGCGACGGTACGTTCTTCTTCGTCGTCCTCGCCGCGGCCACCGCGCTGGTGCTGTTCCTGGCCGCCAACACGGCCTACAACGGATTCCCGCTCCTCGGCTCGATCCTCGCCCAGGACCGCTATCTGCCGCGCCAGCTGCACACCCGCGGTGACCGGCTGGCCTTCTCCAACGGCATCGTGCTGCTGGCGGGCGCGGCCGCGCTGCTGGTGTGGATCTACGGAGCCGACTCGACCAGGCTGATCCAGCTGTACATCGTCGGCGTCTTCGTGTCCTTCACGCTCAGCCAGGTCGGCATGGTCCGGCACTGGAACCGTCATCTCGCGAGCGAACGGGACCCCGCCAAGCGCCGCCGCATGAAGCGCTCCCGTGCGATCAACACCTTCGGTGCCTTCCTCACCGGCCTGGTGCTGGTCGTCGTCCTGGTCACCAAGTTCACGCACGGCGCCTGGGTGGCCCTGCTCGGCATGGTGATCTTCTACGCGACGATGACCGCGATCCGTAAGCACTACGACACGGTCGCCGTGGAGATCGCCGCCGAGGAGGAGCGCCCCGACGAGTACGTACGCCCCTCGCGGGTGCACTCGATCGTCCTGGTCTCCAAGATCCACAAGCCGACGCTGCGCGCCCTCGCGTACGCCAAGCTGATGCGCACCCACCAGCTGGAGGCGCTCACCGTCAACGTCGACCCGGCGGAGACGAAGGCCCTGCAGGAGGAGTGGGGGCGGCGCGGCATCGACGTCCCGCTCAAGGTCATCGACTCCCCGTACCGCGAGATCACCCGGCCCGTCGTCGAATACGTCAAGGGACTCCGGCGGGACAGCCCGCGGGACGCGGTCAGCGTGTACATCCCCGAGTACGTGGTGGGTCACTGGTACGAGCATCTGCTGCACAACCAGAGCGCCCTGCGCCTCAAGGGCCGGCTGCTGTTCACGGCGGGTGTGATGGTGACCTCGGTGCCGTACCAGCTGGAGTCCTCCGAGGCCGCCAAGCTGCGGGCGAGGAAGCGCCAGGAATGGAACGCACCCGGCTCGGTGCGACGCGGCCCGGTGAACGAGCGCCCGAAGGAGCCCACCGGCCGCAGTTGA
- a CDS encoding class I SAM-dependent RNA methyltransferase, which translates to MQNAPQSSLVGEEYEVEVGPVAHGGHCIARTESGRVLFVRHALPGERVVVKVTEGEESSRFLRADAVRVIEASKDRVEAPCPYAGPGKCGGCDWQHAKPGAQRRLKGEVIAEQLRRLAGLTPEEAGWDGTVAPAPGDKVPAGEVPQWRTRVQYAVDEQGRAGLRRHRSHEVEAIDHCMIAAPGVSELGVEKRTWPQIASVEAIAAVGSQDRQVILTPRPGGRLPIVELDKPVSVLRIGEKDKAVHRVHGRPFVRERAADRTWRVGMGGFWQVHPKAADVLVEAVMQGLMPRKGEMALDLYCGVGLFAGALAERVGEKGAVLGIESGKQAVEDARHNLQDLPRVRIEQGKVEQVLPRTGITEADIVVLDPPRAGAGKKTVEYVSGLGARRIAYVACDPAALARDLAYFREGGYKPRTLRAFDLFPMTHHVECVAILEPVK; encoded by the coding sequence ATGCAGAACGCGCCTCAGTCCTCGCTCGTCGGGGAGGAGTACGAGGTCGAGGTCGGCCCCGTCGCCCACGGTGGTCACTGCATCGCCCGCACCGAAAGCGGCCGCGTCCTCTTCGTACGCCACGCGCTGCCCGGCGAGCGAGTCGTCGTCAAGGTCACCGAGGGCGAGGAGAGCTCCCGCTTCCTGCGCGCCGACGCCGTGCGCGTCATCGAGGCATCCAAGGACCGCGTCGAGGCCCCCTGCCCCTACGCCGGCCCCGGCAAGTGCGGCGGCTGCGACTGGCAGCACGCCAAGCCCGGCGCCCAGCGGCGACTCAAGGGCGAGGTGATCGCCGAGCAGCTGCGCCGGCTCGCCGGCCTCACCCCGGAGGAGGCCGGCTGGGACGGCACGGTCGCCCCGGCACCTGGGGACAAGGTGCCGGCGGGCGAGGTCCCGCAGTGGCGCACCCGGGTGCAGTACGCCGTGGACGAGCAGGGCCGCGCGGGTCTGCGCCGGCACCGCTCCCACGAGGTCGAGGCCATCGACCACTGCATGATCGCCGCGCCCGGCGTGAGCGAGCTGGGCGTGGAGAAGCGGACCTGGCCGCAGATCGCCTCCGTCGAGGCGATCGCCGCCGTCGGCTCCCAGGACCGCCAGGTGATCCTCACCCCGCGTCCGGGCGGCCGCCTCCCGATCGTCGAACTGGACAAGCCGGTCTCGGTGCTGCGGATCGGCGAGAAGGACAAGGCCGTGCACCGTGTGCACGGTCGCCCCTTCGTCCGCGAGCGCGCCGCCGACCGCACCTGGCGCGTCGGCATGGGCGGCTTCTGGCAGGTGCATCCGAAGGCCGCCGATGTGCTGGTCGAGGCTGTGATGCAGGGCCTGATGCCGCGCAAGGGCGAGATGGCGCTCGACCTGTACTGCGGTGTGGGCCTGTTCGCGGGCGCCCTCGCCGAGCGGGTGGGGGAGAAGGGCGCGGTGCTCGGCATCGAGTCCGGGAAGCAGGCCGTCGAGGACGCACGGCACAACCTCCAGGACCTGCCGCGGGTCCGTATCGAGCAGGGCAAGGTCGAGCAGGTGCTGCCGCGCACCGGCATCACCGAGGCCGACATCGTCGTGCTGGACCCGCCGCGGGCCGGCGCGGGGAAGAAGACCGTCGAGTACGTCTCCGGGCTGGGCGCCCGCCGTATCGCGTATGTCGCCTGCGACCCCGCGGCGCTGGCCCGCGACCTCGCGTACTTCCGCGAGGGCGGTTACAAGCCGCGCACGCTGCGCGCCTTCGATCTTTTCCCGATGACGCATCATGTGGAGTGCGTGGCGATCCTGGAGCCGGTGAAGTAG
- a CDS encoding DUF4839 domain-containing protein, producing the protein MADEIKYEYKAVQTVRGTDGLVISKMQKDGWELVEQLPGRLRTTLNFRRPKRPLPWRLIGAGAAVLVVLAAIIGTGVALGDGDEEKGASASSTASSEKPSVTPPADEPTAAEVITAHNNREFAALLKADPCDEANVNFAAKHEGRTVAFDGSIRHMASYGDDQTRFDFLLGPGDKGPQTTDGPNFKYEDVNTGNLHLTGKQVPATVAVGDKFRFVAEVIEFNTVQCVFRLAPVSTETR; encoded by the coding sequence ATGGCCGATGAGATCAAGTACGAGTACAAGGCCGTGCAGACGGTTCGGGGCACCGACGGTTTGGTGATCTCGAAGATGCAGAAGGACGGATGGGAGCTCGTGGAACAGCTCCCAGGCAGACTTCGCACCACCCTCAACTTCCGTCGGCCGAAGAGGCCACTACCGTGGCGTCTGATTGGGGCGGGGGCTGCTGTCCTCGTGGTCTTGGCCGCCATCATCGGCACTGGCGTTGCGCTCGGCGACGGAGACGAGGAGAAGGGCGCGTCAGCCAGTTCGACGGCCAGCAGCGAGAAGCCTTCCGTTACGCCGCCCGCAGACGAGCCGACTGCCGCTGAGGTGATCACGGCGCACAACAATCGCGAGTTCGCAGCGTTGTTGAAGGCGGACCCGTGTGACGAAGCGAACGTGAACTTCGCAGCCAAGCACGAGGGGCGGACAGTCGCCTTCGACGGGTCAATTAGGCACATGGCGTCCTACGGGGATGATCAGACGCGCTTCGACTTCCTTCTTGGCCCGGGCGACAAGGGACCGCAGACGACGGACGGCCCGAACTTCAAGTACGAAGACGTCAACACCGGTAACCTGCACCTGACCGGCAAGCAGGTCCCTGCCACCGTTGCAGTTGGCGACAAGTTCCGCTTCGTCGCCGAGGTGATCGAGTTCAACACGGTTCAGTGCGTCTTCCGCCTCGCCCCGGTCTCGACGGAGACCCGGTAG
- a CDS encoding DUF4254 domain-containing protein has translation MTQNSPPLVLPPGLTRAMAMLQDKDRHRLDDAVTRLHTVNGRLWDTEDRVRGALLSAAQVADCKREIDQLNAERNALAERADEVLGSLADAGRAGAPLHTETLASVVDRLSVLTLRIWHSERAAARDELARRRVPALHGQREELCAALDALVSDVVAGRRRLPVPARFKLYGRDDAAPAEIKPSRHLRRVIAFGGLSECGKSTSAEFVRRSLPLPEGITAIVTSPIPRARQTATLVSHLTGLPIVATSGLLAEWRAPSIVLGRTAETYPPAYRAWRARRLANPSLRCEDGESLTDLHTRARHCAAFLHHSAQRHGWPSTYAAKRHAPVRLCRAREARRLPHTLRATGRMGGPEHQHPRRRRADVRQRRRAHGRRDCRCSRCSSAPLPSPCAERRDWPDDRARCGGPRGYRPRGQRGGR, from the coding sequence ATGACCCAGAACTCCCCGCCCCTGGTCCTGCCCCCGGGCCTGACCCGCGCCATGGCCATGCTCCAGGACAAGGACCGGCACCGTCTGGACGACGCCGTCACCCGGCTCCACACCGTCAACGGACGCCTGTGGGACACCGAGGACCGGGTGCGCGGCGCCTTGCTCTCCGCAGCCCAAGTCGCCGATTGCAAGCGGGAGATCGACCAGCTCAACGCTGAACGCAACGCGCTGGCCGAGCGGGCCGATGAGGTCCTCGGCTCGCTGGCGGACGCGGGCCGCGCCGGCGCTCCGCTGCACACCGAGACGCTCGCCTCCGTCGTCGACCGTCTGTCGGTGCTGACGCTGCGGATTTGGCACAGCGAGCGGGCGGCGGCCCGGGACGAGCTGGCCCGTCGGCGCGTCCCCGCGCTCCACGGCCAGCGGGAGGAGCTGTGTGCCGCCCTCGACGCGCTGGTCTCCGATGTCGTCGCCGGCCGCCGCCGACTCCCCGTACCGGCCCGCTTCAAGCTGTACGGCCGGGACGACGCCGCCCCCGCGGAGATCAAGCCGAGTCGGCATCTGCGCCGGGTCATCGCCTTCGGTGGGCTGAGCGAGTGCGGCAAGAGCACCAGCGCCGAGTTCGTCCGCCGCTCCCTGCCCCTTCCCGAGGGCATCACCGCGATCGTCACCAGTCCGATCCCCCGTGCCCGCCAGACCGCCACCCTCGTCTCGCACCTCACAGGCCTGCCGATCGTGGCCACCTCCGGCCTCCTCGCCGAATGGCGAGCCCCGAGCATCGTCCTCGGCCGCACGGCCGAGACCTACCCGCCGGCCTACCGCGCCTGGCGAGCCCGGCGCCTCGCCAACCCCTCCCTACGCTGCGAAGACGGCGAAAGCCTCACCGACCTCCACACCCGCGCCCGCCACTGCGCGGCCTTCCTCCACCACTCCGCCCAACGCCACGGGTGGCCTTCGACCTATGCCGCCAAACGGCATGCTCCAGTCCGCCTTTGTCGTGCCCGAGAAGCGCGGCGGCTTCCTCATACACTGCGCGCAACTGGTCGTATGGGAGGTCCGGAACACCAGCATCCACGGCGAAGGCGCGCAGATGTACGTCAACGGCGACGTGCGCACGGCCGACGAGATTGCCGATGTAGTCGATGCTCTTCGGCCCCACTCCCTTCACCGTGCGCAGAGCGGCGCGATTGGCCTGATGATCGAGCCAGGTGTGGAGGTCCTCGCGGGTATCGACCCCGTGGGCAGCGAGGAGGTCGGTGA
- a CDS encoding NUDIX hydrolase — MTDIVKRNARAILLDGDELVLIKRTKPGREPYWVSVGGGVEEDDATIEAALHREVFEELGGKLERAELVHLITDELEDGIGVQHIFAARLESMDLAARTGTEFAKPERGGYEVIRVPFTVEAVRELNLMPPELADFITANADAIVSVLDSPIHEA; from the coding sequence ATGACCGACATCGTCAAGCGCAACGCTCGCGCCATCCTCCTCGACGGCGACGAGCTGGTCCTGATCAAGCGCACCAAGCCGGGGAGGGAGCCGTACTGGGTGTCAGTCGGCGGAGGGGTCGAGGAGGACGACGCGACCATCGAGGCGGCTCTGCACCGGGAGGTGTTCGAGGAGCTGGGCGGCAAGCTGGAGCGTGCCGAGCTCGTCCACCTGATCACCGACGAGCTGGAGGACGGGATCGGCGTCCAGCACATCTTCGCCGCGCGGCTGGAATCGATGGACCTGGCCGCGCGTACGGGGACGGAGTTCGCCAAGCCGGAGCGGGGCGGGTACGAGGTGATCCGGGTGCCGTTCACCGTCGAGGCTGTCCGTGAGCTGAACCTGATGCCGCCGGAGCTCGCCGACTTCATCACCGCGAACGCGGACGCGATCGTCTCCGTCCTCGACAGCCCGATCCACGAGGCGTGA
- a CDS encoding RNA-guided endonuclease TnpB family protein yields MQLRYSFRLYPSAGQRTALARAFGCARVVYNDALRARETARSEGLPFPKTGDLSKQLITEAKNTPERAWLGEVSTVVLQQSLRDLDAAYRNFFDGLKGKRPRMGAPRYKSRKDTRQAVRFTANARWSITPGHKLRLPKIGDLKVKWSRTLPSTPSTVTVVKDSAGRYFASFVVETGPEEVLPETTPEVGIDLGLGHFAVLSDGTKVDSPRFLRRAEKRLKKAQRALSRKEKGSKNRDKARMRVARAHARVADARREFHHQLSTQLIRENQAVAVEDLAVKGLARTRLAKSVHDAGWSAFVTMLEYKAARYGRTFIKIGRFEPTSQVCSQCGVKDGPKPLHVRVWTCGACGAVLDRDINAAVNIAKAAGLAVTARGAQVRPGLVPAPRSEAGTHPTPQPSTAR; encoded by the coding sequence GTGCAGCTTCGGTACAGCTTCCGGCTGTACCCGAGTGCCGGTCAGCGCACGGCGCTGGCGAGGGCGTTCGGGTGTGCGCGGGTGGTCTACAACGACGCGCTTCGCGCTCGGGAGACCGCCCGCAGCGAGGGGCTGCCGTTCCCGAAGACCGGCGACCTGTCCAAGCAGCTCATCACCGAGGCGAAGAACACCCCGGAACGGGCCTGGCTCGGCGAGGTCTCCACTGTCGTACTGCAGCAGTCCCTGCGGGACCTGGATGCCGCGTACCGGAACTTCTTCGACGGCCTGAAGGGCAAGCGCCCCCGCATGGGCGCACCCCGGTACAAGTCACGGAAGGACACCCGGCAGGCGGTGCGGTTCACCGCGAACGCCCGCTGGTCCATCACCCCGGGGCACAAGCTGCGCCTGCCGAAGATCGGCGACCTGAAGGTCAAGTGGTCGCGGACACTGCCCTCGACCCCGTCCACGGTGACCGTGGTCAAGGACAGCGCGGGCCGGTACTTCGCCTCCTTCGTGGTGGAGACCGGCCCGGAAGAGGTGCTGCCGGAGACGACGCCCGAGGTGGGCATCGATCTTGGGCTGGGGCACTTCGCCGTCCTCTCCGACGGGACCAAGGTCGACTCTCCGCGCTTCCTGCGCCGGGCCGAGAAGCGCCTGAAGAAGGCGCAGCGTGCCCTCTCCCGCAAGGAGAAGGGCTCGAAGAACCGGGACAAGGCCAGGATGCGCGTCGCACGGGCACACGCCCGTGTCGCGGACGCACGGCGCGAGTTCCACCACCAGCTCTCCACACAGCTGATCCGTGAGAACCAAGCGGTCGCTGTGGAGGACCTGGCGGTGAAGGGGCTCGCCCGCACGCGTCTGGCCAAGTCCGTGCACGACGCCGGATGGTCGGCGTTCGTGACCATGCTGGAGTACAAGGCCGCCCGGTACGGGCGGACCTTCATCAAGATCGGCCGCTTCGAGCCCACCTCCCAGGTGTGCTCGCAGTGCGGCGTGAAGGACGGCCCCAAGCCCCTTCACGTCCGCGTGTGGACGTGCGGGGCCTGCGGGGCCGTCCTGGACCGGGACATCAACGCGGCGGTCAACATCGCCAAGGCGGCCGGACTGGCCGTGACAGCCCGTGGAGCGCAGGTAAGACCGGGACTCGTCCCGGCACCGCGCAGCGAAGCGGGAACCCACCCGACACCACAGCCCTCAACGGCGCGGTAG
- a CDS encoding S8 family serine peptidase, with product MNSGQLVDRSQFIGSAAIDRTWAWGDSRGAGVRVCVIDSGVTPDHPEVGPLLGGAYTVQRVAPDGAGSGAGSGVGSPGEYRMVPDLEGDAAGHGTACAAIIHRVAPEAALASVRILGPGLGGDGNALLAALRWAVAERFQVINLSLSSRKEDFKAMLHDIADEAYFSRVAIVAAAHNSPVRSFPWTFPSVISVGSHESEDTERLEVSSDPPVEFFAAGVKIEVPWTNGLSSRLSGNSFAAPHVSGFVARLLGKHPNLPVSEIKHVLAALSDNFFVDTDDLAEGAGHDAIGE from the coding sequence ATGAATTCCGGGCAACTCGTCGACCGATCTCAATTCATCGGATCGGCGGCCATCGATCGGACATGGGCGTGGGGTGATTCCCGCGGTGCCGGGGTCCGGGTGTGTGTCATCGACAGCGGTGTGACACCGGACCATCCCGAGGTCGGCCCCCTGCTGGGGGGCGCGTACACCGTTCAGCGCGTCGCGCCCGACGGCGCCGGTTCGGGTGCCGGTTCGGGTGTCGGTTCTCCGGGGGAGTACCGCATGGTCCCCGACCTGGAGGGTGATGCCGCCGGCCATGGCACGGCCTGCGCGGCGATTATCCACCGGGTAGCCCCGGAGGCCGCTCTGGCCAGCGTCCGGATCCTGGGGCCGGGCCTCGGCGGGGACGGGAACGCCCTGCTGGCGGCGTTGCGCTGGGCGGTCGCCGAACGCTTTCAGGTGATCAACCTCAGCCTGTCCTCCCGCAAGGAGGACTTCAAGGCCATGCTCCACGACATCGCCGACGAGGCGTACTTCAGCCGGGTGGCGATCGTGGCCGCGGCCCACAACAGTCCGGTGCGCAGCTTTCCCTGGACGTTTCCTTCGGTGATTTCCGTCGGCTCACACGAGAGCGAGGACACCGAACGCCTCGAGGTCAGTTCCGATCCGCCGGTCGAATTCTTTGCCGCTGGCGTGAAGATCGAGGTGCCGTGGACGAACGGGTTGAGTTCGCGGCTTTCCGGGAACAGTTTTGCCGCGCCGCATGTGAGTGGCTTCGTCGCTCGCCTTCTCGGTAAACATCCGAATCTTCCGGTGAGCGAGATAAAACACGTGCTTGCTGCATTGTCCGACAATTTTTTTGTTGATACCGACGATTTAGCGGAAGGAGCCGGGCATGACGCCATCGGGGAATGA
- a CDS encoding GAF domain-containing protein, whose translation MTPSGNDALSSGTPGGAPLSRRDEVLRSTVRLARLVFGAPASSIFLHDSVAGSLVLEATSDPQEDHLLGWEIPDYSGIAGWVFQSGEAVIADDLDNHPQFNREFAASTGLVPKTIIAAPLETAGSVFGIMEVLDPDLGSRGEAAVIELVSELARQCSAALAIVGDPSGPPAPHAAAAERLTTLVGELARSDDPAAERVLTSLEEIAAVLARGKG comes from the coding sequence ATGACGCCATCGGGGAATGACGCTCTTTCTTCCGGGACGCCGGGCGGCGCCCCGTTGTCCCGGCGTGACGAGGTCCTGCGTTCGACGGTGCGGTTGGCGCGGCTGGTGTTCGGCGCTCCCGCGTCCTCGATCTTCCTGCACGATTCGGTCGCGGGCTCCCTGGTGCTGGAGGCGACGTCGGATCCGCAGGAGGACCACCTGCTGGGCTGGGAGATCCCCGATTACAGCGGGATCGCCGGCTGGGTGTTCCAGAGCGGCGAGGCGGTGATCGCCGACGATCTGGACAACCACCCCCAGTTCAACCGGGAGTTCGCCGCTTCCACCGGACTGGTACCGAAGACGATCATCGCGGCGCCGCTGGAGACCGCGGGGTCGGTCTTCGGGATCATGGAGGTCCTCGACCCCGATCTGGGTTCGCGCGGCGAGGCGGCGGTCATCGAGCTGGTGTCGGAGCTCGCCCGCCAGTGTTCTGCGGCCCTCGCGATCGTGGGGGATCCGTCCGGTCCGCCGGCGCCGCACGCGGCGGCTGCCGAGCGGCTGACGACGCTGGTGGGTGAGCTGGCCCGCTCCGACGATCCCGCCGCCGAACGTGTCCTGACCTCCCTCGAGGAGATCGCCGCCGTCCTCGCACGTGGGAAGGGGTGA
- a CDS encoding radical SAM/SPASM domain-containing protein encodes MHLLEIGARRSVPAAGVYLALTRRCPLSCAHCSTDSSLSSEQHPETPFRKLVESFDPQTRPDLLLMSGGEALLRAGLVADLARIARAVGTRSYVLSGMWFAREGRRLPAAVHAAVREVDHFAASLDEFHEREVSRAEVFRAMHLIREIVPGVSFQITGRNDDDPYLTGLIADVRREFDDQVPILVGTLSAIGRGRNLAGLAPSAPTSGLPVAAVDPCDRVTWPLVTYDGTVYACCNQDLVERRQPEHLILGHAGRQSWPELRELFLEREMFRALRALGPSYVAGRFSERACDKGMCGNCVGLAGDRKAAVRLEAYLRTDSGRLLERTAREVVERQDATAFSIRRSRHGDLVALGSEEGHGTPAHAR; translated from the coding sequence ATGCATCTGCTGGAGATCGGCGCCCGGCGCAGTGTTCCGGCGGCCGGCGTCTACCTGGCCCTGACCCGTCGGTGCCCGCTGTCGTGCGCGCACTGTTCCACGGACTCCTCGCTCAGCAGCGAGCAGCACCCCGAGACCCCGTTCCGCAAGCTGGTGGAGTCCTTCGACCCGCAGACCCGGCCCGACCTGCTGCTGATGTCCGGCGGTGAGGCGCTGCTGCGCGCGGGGCTGGTGGCTGATCTGGCGCGGATCGCGCGGGCGGTGGGCACCCGGTCGTACGTGCTGTCGGGCATGTGGTTCGCCCGGGAGGGACGCCGGCTGCCGGCGGCGGTCCATGCGGCGGTCCGGGAGGTCGACCACTTCGCCGCGAGCCTCGACGAGTTCCACGAACGCGAGGTGAGCCGCGCCGAGGTTTTCCGCGCGATGCATCTGATCCGGGAGATCGTGCCGGGCGTCAGCTTCCAGATCACCGGCCGCAACGACGACGACCCCTATCTCACGGGTCTGATCGCCGATGTGCGGCGGGAGTTCGACGATCAGGTGCCGATCCTGGTCGGGACGCTCAGCGCGATCGGCCGCGGCCGGAACCTGGCGGGGCTGGCGCCCTCCGCACCGACGTCCGGCCTGCCGGTGGCGGCGGTGGACCCGTGCGACCGGGTGACCTGGCCGCTGGTGACGTACGACGGCACGGTGTACGCGTGCTGCAACCAGGATCTTGTGGAGCGGCGGCAGCCCGAGCATCTGATCCTCGGTCACGCGGGGCGTCAGTCGTGGCCGGAGTTGCGTGAACTCTTCCTGGAGCGGGAGATGTTCCGGGCGTTGCGGGCGCTCGGCCCGAGTTATGTCGCCGGTCGGTTCTCCGAGAGGGCGTGTGACAAGGGGATGTGCGGCAACTGCGTCGGGCTGGCCGGTGACCGGAAGGCCGCGGTGCGCCTGGAGGCCTATCTGCGGACGGACAGTGGCCGGCTGCTGGAGCGGACCGCCCGGGAGGTCGTCGAGCGGCAGGACGCGACCGCGTTCTCCATCCGTCGTTCGCGGCACGGGGATCTGGTGGCTCTGGGATCGGAGGAGGGTCATGGAACGCCGGCCCACGCTCGCTGA
- a CDS encoding radical SAM protein — protein MERRPTLADTEAARRSAGESVLLYITDQCPVGCAHCSVDARADGGRVVDWDVFRDVVAGIRELPGLRSVAVSGGEPFAEQRALPYAIGEFAAAGLETVVFTSGYWARENGGAPAWVRRVLPLISTVFLSTDGFHQGGVSGPRFVSALRAVRDAGSHIVVQALDEGDGARDAEALLDTAFGPDWDRWAETKLITPLRYGRGSGVFAIRRLHTAGALAACSLLGSPTVRYDGVAIPCCNEALITGHGPAELRTAVRGPADVAAALSGFRRDALLTVMGSVGPGGAARLPGFEALGEGRFENVCGGCWKAYDIARTSPAAARAVRALGGMLATTGETSGRG, from the coding sequence ATGGAACGCCGGCCCACGCTCGCTGACACCGAGGCCGCCCGCCGCAGCGCAGGAGAATCGGTTCTGCTCTACATCACCGATCAGTGTCCCGTCGGCTGCGCGCACTGCTCGGTGGACGCACGCGCCGACGGCGGGCGGGTCGTGGACTGGGACGTTTTCCGGGATGTCGTCGCTGGCATCCGGGAGCTGCCCGGGCTGCGGTCGGTCGCCGTCTCCGGGGGTGAACCGTTCGCGGAGCAGCGGGCGTTGCCGTACGCGATCGGGGAGTTCGCCGCCGCCGGGCTGGAGACCGTCGTCTTCACCAGCGGCTATTGGGCGCGCGAGAACGGCGGTGCCCCGGCCTGGGTGCGCCGGGTGCTGCCCTTGATCTCGACCGTCTTCCTCAGCACGGACGGCTTCCACCAGGGCGGTGTTTCCGGTCCCCGGTTCGTCTCCGCGCTGCGCGCGGTCCGTGACGCGGGGAGCCACATCGTGGTGCAGGCGCTGGACGAGGGCGACGGTGCCCGTGACGCCGAGGCGCTGCTGGACACCGCGTTCGGTCCGGACTGGGACCGGTGGGCGGAGACCAAGCTGATCACGCCGCTGCGTTACGGCCGGGGCTCGGGGGTGTTCGCCATCCGGCGTCTGCACACGGCCGGTGCGCTGGCGGCGTGCTCGCTGCTGGGCTCGCCGACCGTGCGCTACGACGGGGTGGCGATCCCCTGTTGCAACGAGGCACTGATCACCGGGCACGGTCCGGCCGAGCTGCGGACCGCCGTGCGTGGTCCCGCGGATGTCGCCGCGGCGCTGTCCGGGTTCCGGCGGGACGCGCTGCTGACGGTCATGGGAAGCGTCGGCCCCGGCGGGGCGGCTCGGCTGCCCGGTTTCGAGGCACTGGGCGAGGGGCGCTTCGAGAACGTGTGCGGCGGGTGCTGGAAGGCGTACGACATCGCCCGCACCTCGCCGGCGGCTGCACGGGCGGTGCGGGCGCTGGGCGGAATGCTGGCGACAACCGGCGAGACATCTGGGAGGGGATGA